CGGCCAAGCGCATGGTCGAGCGCCGCCGCCCGCAGGTGTGGGACGTGCTCGAGGAGGTCATCCGCGAGCACCCGGTGCTGCTCAACCGGGCGCCGACCCTGCACCGCCTCGGCATCCAGGCCTTCGAGCCGGTGCTGGTCGAGGGCAAGGCCATCCAGATCCACCCGCTCGTCTGCACCGCCTTCAACGCCGACTTCGACGGCGACCAGATGGCCGTGCACCTCCCGCTGTCGGCCGAGGCCCAGGCGGAGAGCCGGGTGCTGATGCTGTCGGCCAACAACATCCTCAGCCCGGCCCACGGCCGCCCGCTGGTGACGCCCACCCAGGACATGGTCATCGGCGCCTACTACCTCACCGAGCAGGTCGAGGGGGCGAAGGGCGAGGGCCGGGTCTTCCGGCACCTGCACGAGGTCGAGCGGGCCTACGAGTCCGGCGACGTCAACCTGCACGCGCTCGTCGAGTACCGGCACCCGAAGCTGCTCGAGCGGCCGGCCAACGGCCAGCGGGCGCAGTACACGAAGACGACGATCGGCCGGGTGCTGTTCAACACGGCGCTCCCTGACCACTACCCGCACTTCGTGAACCGCCCGGTGAAGAAGCGCGACATCGGCGAGATCGTCGACTGGCTGGCCAACAACGAGCCGAAGGCCGTCGTGGCCCGCAGCCTCGACGCCATCAAGGACCTCTGCTTCCGCTACGCCTCGCAGTCCGGGCTCACGATCTCCATCGAGGACGTCCGCACGCCGGAGGCGAAGAAGGCCATCCTCGACCGCCACGAGCGGGAGGCGGAGAAGGTCGAGACCCAGTTCCGCCGGGGCATCATCACCGACGGCGAGCGGCGCCAGAAGGAAGTCGAGATCTGGACCAACGCCACCGACGAGGTCCGCAAGGCCATGGAGGACGCCCTCCGGGCCACCCGGTTCAACCCGATCGACATGATGGTCGGCTCGGGGGCCCGAGGGAACATGATGCAGGTCCGCCAGATCGCCGGCATGCGCGGCCTGGTGGCCAACCCCCGCGGCGACATGATCCCCCGCCCGATCAAGTCGAACTTCCGCGAGGGCCTGTCGATGCTCGAGTACTTCATCGCCACGCCGGGCGCCCGCAAGGGCCTGGTCGACACGGCCCTCCGGACCGCCGACTCCGGCTACCTGACCCGCCGCCTCGTCGACGTGGCCCAGGAGCTGATCGTGCGGGAGGACGACTGCCACCGCGAGGGCGACCCCGCCCGCGGCCTGTGGCTCGACGGCATCGTCCCCGACGCCGCCGGCCGGCGCAGCTACCTCGAGACCCGGCTGTTCGGCCGGACCCTCGCGGCCGACGCCACCCTCTCGGACGGCACGGTCATCCCGGCCGGCACCGAGATCGGCGACGCCGAGCTCGAGCAGCTCCGGGACGACCCCCAGGTCGACCGGGTCCGGGTCCGCTCGGTCCTCACCTGCCAGGCCGACTTCGGCGTGTGCGCCAAGTGCTACGGCCGCTCGCTGGCCACCGGCCGCACGATCGAGCTCGGCGAGGCGGTCGGCGTCATCGCCGCCCAGTCCATCGGCGAGCCGGGCACCCAGCTCACCATGCGGACGTTCCACACCGGCGGCATCGCCGGCGGCGGCGACATCGCCGGCGGCCTCCCCCGCGTCGTCGAGCTGTTCGAGGCCCGCAGCCCGCGGGGCAAGGCCACCCTGGCCCGCACCTCGGGCGTCGTGCGGGTGGCCGAGGACGAGGGCAAGGGCCGGGTCGTCACGATCGTCGGCGACGACGGCACCGAGGACACCTACACGATCCCGACCCTCGTCCGGCTCTCGATCGTCGACGGCCAGGAGATCACGGCCGGCCAGGCCATCACCGGCGACGACAAGACCCCTCGGGACCCGAAGGAGCTCCTCGAGATCAAGGGCGTCCGCGAGACCCAGCAGTACCTGGTCTCCGAGGTCCAGAAGGTCTACCGGGACCAGGGCGTGTCGATCCACGACAAGCACATCGAGCTGATCGTGCGCCAGATGACCCGCCGGGTGGCCGTGTCCGAGCCCGGCGAGTACGAGCCCGAGGACGCGGAGGACGTCAACTTCCTCCCCGGCGAGCGGGTCGACGCCAAGCGCTTCGCCGAGGTCAACCAGCACCGCAGGGCCGCCGGCCGCACCCCGGCCGAGGGCCGTCCGGAGCTGATGGGCATCACCAAGGCGTCGCTCGCCACCGACTCGTGGCTGTCGGCGGCGTCGTTCCAGGAGACGACCAGGGTGCTCACCGAGGCCGCCATCGAGTCCCGCTCGGACTCGCTGCTCGGCCTGAAGGAGAACATCATCATCGGCAAGCTGATCCCGGCCGGCACGGGGATGACCCACTACCGGGACATCGACACCCACGCCCCGGACTACCAGCCGATGGAGTTCTGGTCCTCCGAGGAGACCAGCCTGGCCGAGTGGCTCTCGGGCATCGGCGGGTCGGCGTCGGCCGACGGCGACGAGGTCGACCCCGAGGTGGCCGAGGTCATCGCCCTCGCCCCCGGCGAGGAGTCGGCCGGCTAGGGCACGGACGCAGCGGACCGGATGGCCGCGGCCGGGGTCGACCCGGCCGCGGCCATCGCCGCGTCCGGAGCGGCGTCGGCGCGGTCGAGTGGCCGTGGTCCCTCGGCCGCGGGCGGCCCGGCGACCGCCCCCGGGCGGCGGCGACGGGCGCCCTCGATCCCCGGCTGCGCCGCCCGACCGGTCCGCCGTTTGCCGTTGACCGGGGGTGGGCCTAGCATGGTCGGTCGGCCGTGCTGCGCCCCCGTGGCCGCGCCGGTCACCGGTTCCCCACCACCGAGGTAGCGAGTGCCCACCATCCAGCAGCTGGTCAGGAAGGGTCGCGAGGCCAAGCCCACGAAGGGCAAGACCCCCGCGCTGAAGGGCGCCCCGCAGCGCCGGGGGGTCTGCACGCGCGTGTACACGGCGACGCCGAAGAAGCCGAACTCGGCGCTGCGCAAGGTCGCCCGCGTCCGCCTCACCAGCGGGATGGAGATCACCGCCTACATCCCGGGCGAGGGGCACAACCTCCAGGAGCACTCGATCGTGCTCGTCCGCGGCGGCCGGGTGAAGGACCTGCCCGGCGTCCGCTACAAGATCATCCGCGGCACCCTCGACGCCTCAGGCGTCCGGGACCGCAAGCAGGCCCGCAGCCGCTACGGCGCCAAGAAGGGGGGCTGAGATGCCTCGCAAGGGCCCGGCCCCGCGCCGGGAGCTCATGCCCGATCCGATCTACCGCTCGGTGGTCGTCACCCAGCTGACCAACAAGGTGCTCCAGCGGGGCAAGCGGTCGGTGGCCGAGCGCATCGTGTACGAGGCGCTCGACACGATCAGGGACAAGACCGGCAACGAGCCGATCGCCGCGCTGAAGCGGGCCGTCGACAACGTCCGGCCCCAGCTCGAGGTGCGCAGCCGCCGGGTCGGCGGCGCCACCTACCAGGTGCCCGTCGAGGTCCGGCCCCGCAGGGCCAACACGCTCGCCATCCGGTGGCTGGTCGGCTACTCCCGCCAGCGCCGCGAGAAGACGATGGCCCAGCGCCTGGCCAACGAGCTGCTCGACGCCTCGAACGGCGTCGGCGCCTCGGTCAAGCGCCGTGAGGACCTCCACAAGATGGCGGAGTCCAACAAGGCCTTCGCCCACTACCGCTGGTAGAGGTTCGGCGCGCCATGAAGACCACCACGACCAGCTGACCCATCCCCGTCACGTGCCGGGGGTGCGCCCCCCGGTGTGCCCCCTGCGACCGGGCCGTGTGCCCGGTC
This DNA window, taken from Acidimicrobiales bacterium, encodes the following:
- a CDS encoding DNA-directed RNA polymerase subunit beta' is translated as MLDVNNFDQLRIGLATADSIRTWSNGEVKKPETINYRTLRPEKDGLFCEKIFGPTKDWECYCGKYKRVRFKGIICERCGVEVTRSKVRRERMGHIELAAPVVHIWYLRGTRSWLAYLLMGTEVREELKAKQLEKVIYFAANLVTWVDEARRHEELPNLEAELREELDDIERNRDLDIDRRFKAVEDEVAALEAEGAKESDIRARQKAAERDVAAIRERADAERELAQRAFDEFRDLFARKIIEDEVLWRELKDRYADYFEGGMGADAIARLIDRIDLDEEEVKLREAIDPTDGRRPLSAQRKQKAIKRLKIVSAFNRRDEHGRRVNDPRAMILDVVPVIPPELRPMVQLDGGRFATSDLNDLYRRVINRNNRLKRLLDLGAPEIIVNNEKRMLQEAVDALFDNGRRGRPVTGPGNRPLKSLSDMLKGKQGRFRQNLLGKRVDYSGRSVIVVGPTLKLHQCGLPKLMALELFKPFVMKRLVDQELAQNIKSAKRMVERRRPQVWDVLEEVIREHPVLLNRAPTLHRLGIQAFEPVLVEGKAIQIHPLVCTAFNADFDGDQMAVHLPLSAEAQAESRVLMLSANNILSPAHGRPLVTPTQDMVIGAYYLTEQVEGAKGEGRVFRHLHEVERAYESGDVNLHALVEYRHPKLLERPANGQRAQYTKTTIGRVLFNTALPDHYPHFVNRPVKKRDIGEIVDWLANNEPKAVVARSLDAIKDLCFRYASQSGLTISIEDVRTPEAKKAILDRHEREAEKVETQFRRGIITDGERRQKEVEIWTNATDEVRKAMEDALRATRFNPIDMMVGSGARGNMMQVRQIAGMRGLVANPRGDMIPRPIKSNFREGLSMLEYFIATPGARKGLVDTALRTADSGYLTRRLVDVAQELIVREDDCHREGDPARGLWLDGIVPDAAGRRSYLETRLFGRTLAADATLSDGTVIPAGTEIGDAELEQLRDDPQVDRVRVRSVLTCQADFGVCAKCYGRSLATGRTIELGEAVGVIAAQSIGEPGTQLTMRTFHTGGIAGGGDIAGGLPRVVELFEARSPRGKATLARTSGVVRVAEDEGKGRVVTIVGDDGTEDTYTIPTLVRLSIVDGQEITAGQAITGDDKTPRDPKELLEIKGVRETQQYLVSEVQKVYRDQGVSIHDKHIELIVRQMTRRVAVSEPGEYEPEDAEDVNFLPGERVDAKRFAEVNQHRRAAGRTPAEGRPELMGITKASLATDSWLSAASFQETTRVLTEAAIESRSDSLLGLKENIIIGKLIPAGTGMTHYRDIDTHAPDYQPMEFWSSEETSLAEWLSGIGGSASADGDEVDPEVAEVIALAPGEESAG
- the rpsL gene encoding 30S ribosomal protein S12 → MPTIQQLVRKGREAKPTKGKTPALKGAPQRRGVCTRVYTATPKKPNSALRKVARVRLTSGMEITAYIPGEGHNLQEHSIVLVRGGRVKDLPGVRYKIIRGTLDASGVRDRKQARSRYGAKKGG
- the rpsG gene encoding 30S ribosomal protein S7; the protein is MPRKGPAPRRELMPDPIYRSVVVTQLTNKVLQRGKRSVAERIVYEALDTIRDKTGNEPIAALKRAVDNVRPQLEVRSRRVGGATYQVPVEVRPRRANTLAIRWLVGYSRQRREKTMAQRLANELLDASNGVGASVKRREDLHKMAESNKAFAHYRW